A segment of the Streptomyces sp. NBC_00376 genome:
GTCGTCGTCGCCGGAGGTCAGCCCCAGCCCGACCACCGTGCCGAGCACACCGGTCAGGAGGACGCCCGCGGCCGTCGCGACCAGATTGCGCCGGGCCCCGGCGAGCAGCCCGAAGCGGCCTCCCCGCGCGCCCCCGGCAGCCTTGGGCGCGCTCTGCCGCGAGATCACCGCGGTGGCACCCTCGTACGGCCTCGGCGGCGTCTGCGTCATGGACGGCCTCGTACCGGCGGGCGGCGTCGCAGGCTCCTCGGCCCGCGAAACCGGCAGCTCGTCCCCGGGCGGGGTGAGGACGATGGGCAGCGGGCCGCCGGAACGGTCCGCGACCAGGGCGAGCGCGCGCCGCCCGGCCACCGCCCCGGACTTGTCGGCGAGCGCCCCGCGCATGCCGATCGAGGTCTCCAGCTCGGCCCTGGCCCGGTCCGGATTTCCGGCCAGGAGCGCGAGTACGCCCAACTCGTGGTGGAAGTAGGCCTCTTCGGCGATCTCCCCGGCGATCCGGGCCGCCTCCTGGCCGATCCGCAACGCCTTCTCCCAGGCTCCCCAGTGCAGGCCCGCCGCGAAGGCCGGGGTGGCACTGCGGGCCAGCAGCACGGCCACGCTGGTCTGCCCCGCCCCGTCGCCGGGCACCAGCTGCGCCATCGCCGCGATGACGGCGTCGCCCTCGGCCGTCACCCGCTCGGGGGTGACCGAGGGGTGACCGGCCCACCAGGCGTAGTGCTGGGCCGCGGTACGGGCCCGCTCGGTGGCGTCCTCGCCGTATCCGGCGGCCTCCAGCTGGGTGACGACACCGGCGGCGAGCCGGTAGCGCGAACCGGCCGGGGAGAGCAGCCCGCAGCCGGCCAGTTCGCCGAGTGCGGCGTCCGCGTGGGTGTCCCCGATGAGCGCCGGCAGATGCGCCTGGTGCGGCACCTCGCCGCCCAGGGCCACCGCGAAGCGCAGGGTGTCGCGGGCGGGCCCGCTCAGCCGCGAGGCGAGCAGCGCGGCGGGCGCCGCCCCCTCCCCGAGGCTGGGCAGCGGTATGTGGACCCCGTCGACGGCCTGGTCGTGCCCGAAGGGGGCGTCCGCGGGCAGGCCGTCGCGGCCGCCGTACTCGCCGTACGCCTCGGGGTCGGTGCGCAGCAGATCGCGCTGGCGCAGCAGGGCGGCCGCCTGGACGAAGCGCAGCGGCAGCCCCTCGGACTCGAACCAGAGGTCTCCCGCCCAGTTCGCCTCCTCGTCGGTGAGCGGGCGCTCGACGGCCCGCTCCAGCAGGTCGACCGCGGCGCTGCGGCCGAGGCCCGCGAGGAAGACCTCTTCGAGGTGCGAGTCCGTGGTGGGCGCGGCGACGTCCGGAACCGTCGCGAACAGGAAGGCGCACTCCGGTGTCGCGTCGAGCAGTTCCTCCAGCGCGGCCCCGCCGAACTCCAGGTCGTCGAGCAGCACGACGGCGCCGATGCCCCGGACCCGTTCGAGCAGCCGGTCACGGTCGGGGCGGTGCAGCGGCGCGTCGTGGACGGCCTCGAAGAGCCCGTACAGCAGGTCGGTGGCGCTCCGCTTGTAGCCGCTGAGCCGTACGACTCCGTCCGGTGCGAGGTCCGCGCAGTCGGCCGCGACGGCGTCGAGCAGTGCCGTACGGCCCGATCCGGCGGGTCCGGTGAGCCGCACCGAGCGGCCCTGGGCCAGCAGGCGCACCAGCCGTTCGCGCTCCTGCGCGCGCTCCAGGAGCGGCAGTTGGGGGGCGGGCGGGCCGGGTGGTACGGGCGGCGCGGTGGCGCGTTCGCGGTCGGCGCGGCCGGTCGCGGTGCGCCGGGCGGGCGGGCCGGGTTGCTCCCCCGGCGGGCACAGCTCGACCTCGCTGCCGTCGATCGGGTTGACGGTGAGGAGGTAGTCGCCCGCTATGAGCCGGACGACGCGTGCCTGCGGCGTCGGCTGGCCGGGCTCCGGGGTCAGCTGGTCACGGGCCGGCCGTCTGCGGCCGGGCCCCTCGCCGAAGCCGCCGTTGTCCCGGCCGTACTCTTCCGGTCCCCGGTGTGTCGGGTCCATCGCCAAAGCCCCCAGACGCGTCGCGCACGATTGCCCCTCCGGCCTCGCACGCCCCGCTGTCGCTTCCGGTCCGGTGTCCGCCCGGTGGGTTCGTCAATCGGCGGACGGGCGAACCCTAGACCGTCGCGCCGGGTCCCCGCACAGTCGGGGGGTCACGCCGCCCGAAGCGCACATTCTCGCGCGGATTGTGCGCTTTTGGCCCCGCCGGACGACCAGGGCGCGCACCCCGGCGTACGCCGCTACACGCGCGGCAGCGAGTCCGCGGCGATTCCGCCTTCGATGGCCAGGATGCGGTGCAGCCGGGTCGCCACCAGCAGGCGCTGCATCTGCGGCGGCACGCCGCGGAGCACCAGCCGCCGCCCGGCCCGTCCGGCCCGGCGGTGTGCGCCCATGATGACGCCGAGTCCGGTGGCGTCCCAGGAATCCAGCTCGGTCAGGTCGAGCACCAGGTCGCCGACGCCGTCGTCGAGGGCCGAGTGCAGGGCCGTACGGGCGTCCGCCGCGCTTCGGACGTCGAGGCGGCCCCCGACGACCAGCTCGGCGTGGTCGCCCCTGATGTGCATATGCGCTCCCCTGGAATGCTCCGTGGCAAAGTTCGTCTGTCTGTTCTGTCTCTCCCACAACTGACTGCGGCAGCGACAGGGAAGTTGCCGTCTGTAAGCGAACCGATACCGAATTCACCCCGTGGAGTGACCGAGGCACGGCGGGGGCCCGCTCGGACCCGCTGATTCCGGGAGACTCCCCCGGATCTCCGGGCCTGACCGACGGCAGATCAGGCAACCGGAGACCGAAAACGAT
Coding sequences within it:
- a CDS encoding ATP-binding protein produces the protein MDPTHRGPEEYGRDNGGFGEGPGRRRPARDQLTPEPGQPTPQARVVRLIAGDYLLTVNPIDGSEVELCPPGEQPGPPARRTATGRADRERATAPPVPPGPPAPQLPLLERAQERERLVRLLAQGRSVRLTGPAGSGRTALLDAVAADCADLAPDGVVRLSGYKRSATDLLYGLFEAVHDAPLHRPDRDRLLERVRGIGAVVLLDDLEFGGAALEELLDATPECAFLFATVPDVAAPTTDSHLEEVFLAGLGRSAAVDLLERAVERPLTDEEANWAGDLWFESEGLPLRFVQAAALLRQRDLLRTDPEAYGEYGGRDGLPADAPFGHDQAVDGVHIPLPSLGEGAAPAALLASRLSGPARDTLRFAVALGGEVPHQAHLPALIGDTHADAALGELAGCGLLSPAGSRYRLAAGVVTQLEAAGYGEDATERARTAAQHYAWWAGHPSVTPERVTAEGDAVIAAMAQLVPGDGAGQTSVAVLLARSATPAFAAGLHWGAWEKALRIGQEAARIAGEIAEEAYFHHELGVLALLAGNPDRARAELETSIGMRGALADKSGAVAGRRALALVADRSGGPLPIVLTPPGDELPVSRAEEPATPPAGTRPSMTQTPPRPYEGATAVISRQSAPKAAGGARGGRFGLLAGARRNLVATAAGVLLTGVLGTVVGLGLTSGDDDVQGNQDVTTEQSQSQDGGEDELPADGPADGSTSTDPASSGSPATPGPSGSEITPSGSGTPSTGPTEPSGSPSSDTSSSSRPPSHKPTTPPTTTKSPKPTKTSSPTASPTETESPSPTDTATEPEPSSPDTSDSASGPSSSSAASADSGPAIA
- a CDS encoding STAS domain-containing protein, which gives rise to MHIRGDHAELVVGGRLDVRSAADARTALHSALDDGVGDLVLDLTELDSWDATGLGVIMGAHRRAGRAGRRLVLRGVPPQMQRLLVATRLHRILAIEGGIAADSLPRV